A single region of the Hippoglossus hippoglossus isolate fHipHip1 chromosome 17, fHipHip1.pri, whole genome shotgun sequence genome encodes:
- the LOC117778456 gene encoding 5'-AMP-activated protein kinase subunit gamma-2-like isoform X5, whose product MLEKLELDGEAAEPESDIYMRFMKSHKCYDIVPTSSKLVVFDTALQVKKAFFALVANGVRAAPLWDTEKQSFVGMLTITDFIIILHRYYKSPMVQIYELEEHKLETWREVYLQATFKPLVNISPDASLFDAVYTLIKNKIHRLPVIDPVTGNALYILTHKRILKFLQLFMCEMPKPAFMKQTLGELGIGTYHQIAFIHPDTPIIKALNIFVERRVSALPVVDDSGKVVDIYSKFDVINLAAEKAYNNLDITVTQALKHRSQYFEGVMKCHKMETLETIVDRIVKAEVHRLVVVDEHSSIEGIVSLSDILQALVLSPADACKEENLTVYEGGSVSRSGDVVEVNKSEFEKVCGRAKPV is encoded by the exons ATGCTGGAGAAACTTGAACTCGATGGTGAAG ctgctgaacCTGAGAGTGATATTTACATGCGCTTTATGAAATCCCACAAGTGCTACGACATTGTCCCCACGAGCTCCAAGCTGGTTGTTTTTGACACCGCGCTGCAG GTTAAGAAAGCGTTCTTCGCCTTGGTAGCAAACGGCGTGCGAGCTGCCCCGCTATGGGACACAGAGAAGCAAAGCTTTGTGG GAATGCTGACCATCACAGATTTCATCATCATACTACACAGATACTATAAGTCACCGATG gtgcaAATTTATGAATTAGAGGAACACAAGCTGGAGACGTGGAGAG AGGTTTACCTCCAAGCAACGTTCAAACCTCTGGTCAACATATCGCCTGATGCAAG CCTTTTCGATGCAGTGTACACCCtcatcaaaaacaaaattcacCGCCTGCCTGTCATCGACCCCGTCACGGGGAACGCACtttacattctcacacacaagAGGATCCTCAAGTTCCTCCAGCTCTTT ATGTGTGAAATGCCGAAGCCGGCTTTCATGAAGCAGACTCTCGGGGAGCTCGGCATCGGTACGTACCACCAAATTGCGTTCATCCACCCGGACACGCCCATCATCAAAGCACTCAACATCTTCGTGGAGAGACGAGTGTCTGCTTTGCCTGTGGTGGATGATTCTG GCAAAGTTGTGGACATTTACTCCAAGTTTGATGTGATT AACCTGGCTGCTGAGAAGGCGTACAACAACCTGGACATCACGGTGACGCAGGCTCTGAAACATCGCTCCCAGTACTTTGAAGGAGTCATGAAATGCCACAAAATGGAAACATTGGAGACCATTGTGGACAGAATAGTCAAAGCTGAA GTGCATCggttggtggtggtggacgAGCACTCCAGCATCGAGGGCATCGTCTCCCTGTCGGACATCCTCCAGGCTCTGGTGCTCAGCCCCGCAG ATGCCTGTAAGGAGGAGAACCTGACCGTGTACGAGGGAGGAAGCGTCAGCAGGAGCGGAGACGTGGTGGAAGTAAATAAGTCTGAATTTGAGAAAGTGTGCGGCCGAGCGAAGCCGGTCTGA
- the bcl2b gene encoding apoptosis regulator Bcl-2, whose product MASESNRYIVEKYICHKLSKRGYEWGFDDVRDEDEADNGSIVAPPPTLVRRCREASTGPDNESTPSLFRRLPQSEPHDAIHRVLREAGDELERMYQPDFTEMSRQLYLTSNTAQRRFAEVIDELFRDGVNWGRIIAFFEFGGTVCVECAAREEMTSQVDNIAEWMTEYLNGPLNSWIKDNGGWDAFVELYDRHGESVFSCSWPSIKTVFGLAAIGAASLTIGAYLTQK is encoded by the exons ATGGCGAGCGAGAGTAATCGTTATATTGTGGAAAAGTACATCTGCCATAAACTCTCTAAGAGGGGCTACGAGTGGGGGTTCGATGATGTCCGGGACGAGGATGAAGCGGATAACGGGTCGATAGTTGCCCCTCCGCCGACTTTGGTGCGCCGGTGCCGCGAAGCCAGCACCGGGCCCGACAACGAGAGCACCCCCAGCCTGTTCAGACGGCTCCCGCAGTCCGAGCCGCACGATGCCATCCACAGGGTCCTGCGGGAGGCTGGGGACGAACTTGAGAGAATGTACCAGCCGGACTTCACGGAGATGTCGCGGCAGCTCTACCTCACCTCCAACACGGCGCAGAGGCGGTTCGCCGAGGTGATCGACGAGCTGTTCCGGGACGGGGTGAACTGGGGCCGGATTATCGCCTTCTTCGAGTTCGGGGGCACGGTGTGCGTGGAGTGCGCGGCCCGGGAGGAGATGACATCGCAGGTGGACAACATCGCGGAGTGGATGACAGAGTATTTGAATGGACCTCTAAACAGCTGGATTAAAGACAACGGGGGATGG GATGCCTTCGTGGAGCTGTACGACCGACACGGGGAGTCCgtcttcagctgctcctggccCTCCATCAAGACGGTCTTCGGCCTGGCGGCGATCGGGGCGGCCAGCCTCACCATCGGAGCCTACCTGACGCAGAAGTGA
- the kdsr gene encoding 3-ketodihydrosphingosine reductase, with protein sequence MSSEEGLSSTIADWLYINSWWLLLPFVMLLVVAAFIVAFVLLLYMISPLISPKPLKLNGAHVVVTGGSSGIGKAIAMECYRQGAFITLVARDEAKLLQAKKEVEKFAINDKQVVLCTSVDVSSDYSQVESVLKQAQEKLGPVDMLVNCAGTSISGKFEEVEVDRFKKLMEVNYLGSVYPTRAVITTMKERRMGRIMFVSSQAGQIGMFGYTAYSPSKFALRGLAESLQMEIKPYNIYVTVAFPPDTDTPGFAEENKSKPLETKLISETAGVCQPDQVAKIIVRDAVQGNFNSSVGPDGYMLSALTCGMSPVTSITEGLQQIVTMGLFRTIALFYLGSFDSIVRRCMIQREQLKAADKRE encoded by the exons ATGTCCTCTGAGGAAGGGTTGAGCTCCACGATCGCGGACTGGCTCTACATCAACTCCTGGTGGCTCCTCCTGCCGTTCGTCATGCTTCTCGTGGTCGCTGCCTTCATCGTGGCCTTCGTGCTGCTGCTGTACATGATATCTCCCCTTATCAGCCCCAAACCCCTGAAACTGAACGGGGCCCACGTCGTG GTGACAGGAGGTTCGAGTGGGATTGGGAAAGCCATTGCAATGGAGTGCTACAGGCAAGGAGCATTCATCACTCTGGTGGCACGAGACGAG gctAAACTCCTTCAAGCTAAAAAAGAAGTGGAGAAATTTGCCATCAATGACAAGCAG GTTGTGCTCTGCACATCAGTGGATGTCTCCAGTGATTATAGCCAGGTGgaaagtgttttaaaacag GCACAAGAGAAGCTGGGGCCTGTTGATATGCTTGTGAACTGTGCTGGAACATCCATCTCTGGAAAGTTTGAGGAAGTGGAGGTGGACCGTTTTAAA AAACTGATGGAGGTGAACTACCTAGGCAGCGTTTACCCAACACGGGCCGTCATAACAACCATGAAGGAGAGAAGAATGGGCCGCATCATGTTCGTGTCCTCCCAGGCGGGCCAGATCGGCATGTTTGGATACACCGCCTACTCCCCCTCCAAGTTTGCCCTGCGTGGCTTAGCTGAGTCGCTGCAGATGGAG ATAAAGCCGTACAATATCTATGTGACTGTGGCCTTCCCCCCTGACACTGACACTCCAGGATTTGCTGAGGAAAATAAGTCAAAG CCTCTAGAAACTAAATTAATCTCTGAAACAGCCGGAGTGTGTCAACCAGACCAGGTGGCCAAAATCATTGTGCGCGATGCAGTT CAGGGGAACTTCAACAGCTCCGTGGGACCCGACGGTTACATGCTATCCGCCCTCACCTGTGGGATGTCACCCGTCACCTCCATCACAGAAGGTCTTCAACAG ATTGTTACCATGGGATTATTTCGGACCATCGCCCTCTTCTACCTGGGGAGTTTCGACAGCATTGTGCGCCGCTGCATGATTCAGAGAGAGCAGTTAAAAGCAGCTGACAAGAGGGAGTAA